The nucleotide window AGAGCAACAAATGGTAAGCATATGTGTGCATATGTGCATATAATATAACTCTCGGCTAGTTTTCCTGGAATCTGGATATTAGATTGTGATCAAATTGTTAAAAAGTTGTACTTAAAAAAGCACTTAATAATCAGATATCCCAATATGCACACACTGTTGCTTAAGAAAGCAAAACTAGTCTAATAATTAGATATTCCAATATGCACACTGAAAAGGATGTGCGCATTTTGTTCAAAAGGAAAATGGAATGATTACTCATTAGAGGTGCATATCTGTCTTACTGATTACCCTAAGTGAACAATATCAAGATGGTTCAGCTCTGAAACATAATGCATCATTTGTAGGTATATAGAGGACACACTGCAACAAATATGAAATAGCAAAGAGAAGAAATGCTGCCTGAGAATGTCTACCTGAATTATTCCAGCATGGTCTCCCCGAGTATGCTCCGCAGAGGGTTGAATCCAGGTACCGGGCCAATGTGTGCCATCAGCCATCCAGGTAGCTTTAGCAATtttaacagtctccactgcatCGTCAAGAGCAGCTTCACGCTGCCTCTTCATGGCCTTGATTTCTTCTCTGGCATGGTAAGCATCGGAGCGGCGACGTATGGAGTCAGGGAGCCCATTGATCCTGACTTTGAACTCGTCATACTCCCTCTTGATCCTCCTCCTGTCCTTGACAAAGTCTGAGCGTACCTTGTTCTTGTAAGGGTCCCTCTTCAGACTGAAGTAGCTCTCAGGATTGCGAGGCTCGATGCCGTGCTTGCGACAGAAAGGAACCCACATGTTAGCAAAGCTAGCGGCTTCAGCCATGGCTTCAAATGTAAGGAGGGCGCCTCCGTCATCAGAAACGTAGCAGGAAAGCTTCTCGACAGGATAGTCAGCAGCAAGGATGGACAGAATGGTGTTTGCTGTAGTTAATGGAGGTTCTTTCTCTGGATCAGCAGTGGACACATATATATCAAGCCCCGGCAGATCAGATCTTCCGTTAGGATTTGACGGTGTTGGGGTCTCAAACTTGTCTTTCAGGACAGCAAGGTCCGTTGCTCGGTTAACAGGGCACAGCTTTGGCAGCTGGTCCAAGATCCAAGAAAAGCCAAACCAGAGTTCACAAACAACAGACATGCCCCACAGCCACATTGCATCTTCATTCTTATGCTTAATTCTCCATGTAAGGAACAGACCAAGAACGGCCAAGCGGATGAGAACAAGAAGCCTGCAGGAAGCATCAAGGAAACCAAGTTAATGAACAGGACATCATCATTCTAGAAATTGCAGGGCCAGGTCTTCTATCAGCAAACTCAAGGGAGAATGAAACATCATTTCACATTTTTTTTAACTTCAATAGTAAATATCAAACTGAGATGCTATCTACAAAGTAGTATGAACTTGAACGGTAAATATCAAGTGTGCATATATAATAGAGAAGTTGGTGAGGAATTTTTTCGGTGCTATTAATATGATAATATCATGTTTGTTTTGAAGCCAGGGCAAGATAGGAAGATGTAGCACAGATCTAACATCTCACCTAACCTCCTAGTTTATTGAATAGATACTGACTGAATCATAGCAACTGGAGCTAATCTATGGATCCAGGTTGAACCAAAGTTTGACTTTAGAAGCATTTTTAAGATTAATCAACTCAGCTGTATCATGAAACAGTTCATTTCCCATGTGACCAGGGAACAAACAAGCCCAACATCCACATGAATCAGAACATGAAACAGAACATGCAGGTGTAGTGAAGTTCAGCAATACCTGTATGGGCTGAGGATGCCAGCAGGGATCTTGAGCTTCCGAGTGAGCGGCCTCCAAGGCTTGCTGGTGAACTCCGGCGGCTGCCCGTCAGGTCCACCATGCCCGcctccaccgccaccgccgccaccgccattGTCGGCATCATTCTCCTTTGGCCATATGGCATTCCCATACCCATAGGTCCCCTTGGTCTCAAACAGCCAGCGGTTGTGATCCCAGTCGCCGGTCTGGCTCCTTGTCATGGCCTTCTGCGACCGGACTATCGACAGCCGCCTCTCCATCCTGGACGCGGGGGCGCCGCCGGGCGGCGGGGGCAGGGAGAGCGTGGGCCTGGCCCCGCCGTCGGCGCCGCCGCCGACCAGGTCCTCCATCTCGGTGGCCTTGTAGGGCTCCTTGCAGCCGGGGCAGAGCGCGCCGGCGTTCTTGACGGCGTCCCCGAAGCACTCGGCGCAGATCTTGAAGTCGCACTCGCAGGGCAGGATGTCCTGGCCGCGCTCGTCGCTCATGACCTTGCCGTCGCAGCCGTTGACGGCGCAGGAGGAGCCCTTGGAGCCGGCCATCTGCGGGTGGCTGGCCTCGGAGTCGATGACCTTGTCCATGAGGTGGGCGCGGGTGACGCTGTTGAAGCCCCCCGTGAAGAGCGAGTTGGAGACGTACTGCTCCTCGACGCGCGCCGAGATGGCCGGGTCCATGGGCTGGTTGTCCGGCGTGACCGGGATGTGCACGTGGTAGCTGAGGAACTCCTCCCGGTCCGGCGAGaagcccccgccgccgcccgccagcTCGCTGTTGGCCAGCTCGCTGTCGAGGTCGTCGCGCGAGTAGCTGACGTAGCGGCCCGAGTGCGTGCGGCGCGCGAAGGTGACCATCGGCCGGTCCGCGCCCCCGCCGGCGCCGGGGGCGGCACGGGCCTGCGCGCCGCGGCCGTCCTCGCCGGAGAAGGACATGCGCGAGAGGCGGCTGCTGTTGCTGTGCCGcagcacgccgccgccgccgttgttATCCATAGCGTCCGTCCGTCCGGATGCCTTTTCTTGAGCTGTGCGGATGGATGGATCACTGGCCGATCTGCGAAGGGGAGGAAACAAATCAGAACCGAAATCAAACTTGAATCAAAAGAGGGGGAAAGATCGCAATCTCCGGCGCCTTCCATAGTCAAATCAAATCAAATCGGACAGCCCCCCGAAACACCGGCCCCAAATCTCGGCCGGGCGCACGGACACAGCACAGATTCAAACTTGGCCCGCAGCACGAATCAGGCCGGAAAACCCGCCGGCTGCCCGGCGCAACCGCGCCCACGGACCAAGAAACCACGGATTCCGGCCAAGAAAGCTCTGGATCCTTACCATTCCACTCGGGGTCAACCCGGCCGGCGAGCGAGGCAGTCAAAGGAGCACCGGGCAATCAATCAATCGATCCCAGGAAGTGGAGCTGGGACGGGGCAATGAATGGCGGGGGAGGGGCAAGAATGAGGCTTGAGGGCTGGGGCGGGGAGTACTAGTACTGGTGGGGATGGGAGGAGGACGAAGTCCGCAGGAAGCAGGCGGCGGCAGCAGCTGGCGAGGAACTGGTAGCAGTAGGGAGTAGGAGTAGTAGAGAGGAAGGGACACGGACACGGTCGGGCCGGACGGCACGCATCCCTTTCACATGGTCATGGCCATGGCCATGGGCATGTGGGAGGCAAAAAATTTCAAACGACCTTTTCTTTTTGGTTCTTTATTTTTTGCAGATGATGGAGGAGGGATGACGAAAAAAAGCTTCTTTTTGGCTCTGGTTTGTTTGCATGGGGTGGGGGGACTGGTGGAGAAAAGCTGTAGTACAAAGAAGCGCGTGGCGTCGCCGATGCCGCGTCACGGCGCCGGTGGGTTTTTGCTGGCATTAATCAATTTTATTTATTAATTCCCTTCCAAAAATGCAGCCATCCTTAGTTAAGACGAAAGGGgaatgagaggagaggaggtgcAAGATTTATCCGAAATATCTTGGTCACGAAGAAAGAAAGCGGATCATAAACGCCATATAATTCATGAAGAAAACGAAATGTCCAGGGACCCTGCTAACAGGCGAACGTTCGTCGGGGAAGGTGGCATCTATCGTACAATTTGATGGGAGAGCTACACGTTCATGGATCCCGTGTGAAACGTgccttcttttttctttttcttgtttttttttttgagataAACGTGCCTTCTAGTCTGTAGAAGATGCTCCGTGCAGTTGTGGTATTTCCTATGCTGGCATGTACCCATTAATTTCGTGGATTTTTAACCTCTTTTTCCGTGTGCAACCCGCTGTCGAAAACTTTGAACTAGTTGAGGTGTGGCTACAATTCTATACCGTAATCGTAGCACGGTAGCGTGGCAGGCGTTGTTTTTGTTATAACTGAAAAATTGAGCAACGAAATGCATGAacttggtattcatttgatataAGCTTACTTGTTGTCGAATTCTTATTGTAGACGTTCACGAAAATTGCCAGGACATGAAATCAATGCAAAAAATAGTAATGATCCAACAACTTCCAACCATAAAAACTATGTGGTTTTATGATGCGTGCATATATACCACTCCATATTGTGAAGCAGTAGCACCAAGTTTTATTAGTTGCAACACTTCCCATCGCACTCACATTTTGTGGCAAATGGAGGGAAAAGAGTATCTAGTCCTAAACAAAGAAAAGGGTGAAAAGAAGCACCAGGGAATAAGAGACATTGGGAATGTAAGAAGAAGCTCTGAAGCAAGATCTAGTCCTAGTGTGTAGAATCAAACTTGTTAAAAGATGCATCACCTTGTCAGTAAACACAGTTGTGCTCAGCTAAAATGATGAGAGAGGGGGGAAATACATGTATCGAATTTTTTTAGGAAGAAAATACACCAAGGATCTAAATGATCGCAATTAGCATACATTAACCCATTACATTCTTCTTAAATTGTGCTTCAAACCGATTGTTTTCAGTTAGCGGATGATCAATCAATTGCTCGCCTGATATTCAACTTCATATATATCCAGTCCGCAGATGACAAAGAATTATACATTGTTGATTTACGAAACTATGGACTAATGCGTAATTTAATAGTAATGCATATGAAATGCAATGTCTTATGTAAAAGGAAAGATAAGATCTCTCGATATTAATCCTAGCTTGTACAAACAACACAAAGCCACACTCGAAACATCAGTTCTGAAAGCAAAAAATTGCCAAATCATGCACACCGAAAAGGATAGATGGATGATCCATATGGCATTTGTTTAAAACTTTGGATATGCCAAGGCTCTGAACATCGACTGACATATCGGTGTCGGTGGTGTCTCAATGTTGTTTGGTCATATCGATTGTATCTCAGATGCATCGTCTGATATATTGACCCATATTGATGGGCTTGAGATTCCGGTTTATCATACATTTTGCTGGAAGAACTACATGTTCATAGATTTGTCGATTCTGGAATTTAATGCCTGCTTTCAATAGTGACAAAAGGGCGGGCGAGGTAGcatttttattttactttttttgcgaggaagggTGAATGGAATAAAGTTTCTTTTTGGTTTTGGTTGGTTGCATGGGAGGATTGGTGAGGAAAAGTTGTACCAAGAACTGATGAAGCTATGTATCTACgatagggtcatggatctgttcaagataccctccccaaggacatccctaaaagaaccagaagcagtcgaagaaaaatcatcatccactcgaccatgaagccatactccactcgacagtcttgaagacactcgaccgtacggacaaccactcgactaccagaagatctagagccactccactctgcaacggtcgggaTTTAAGTCATAGCCTTAATGGTCATTATGTACTTTTATTAcaagcgttaccagtaacgtccccatctttatgtaccttaaaccctttgtaactgagggcgggaggggtctggcgaactctatataagccacccccctcctcagggacaggggttcgcactttctgtaacacacacgcatataatccagtcgaccgcctccgggctccgagacgtagggctattacttcctccgagaagggcctgaactcgtaaaactcccgagtacaactcctccatagctaagatcttgcctctacattcctaccccccattctactgtcagacttagaaccacgacagttggcgcccaccttggggcaggtgtcttagtgactttttggagaagttgcaatttttccaatccccttcatcatggtttcaggcggaggtttggctgagggctgcgagatccgtctcggcgcgctcgtgtttgtcaccgacgactccgcttggcttcaggaggctccactcgacgtcgacgcactccccgtccgcggggcaacgcactttcgcgcgtgcgtccgcggcgtcctcctgcggcagccatcgacccagtatcggtcggctcctgtggcTTCCTCCCTCCCTACGGCCCGCCGGAGCAAACGTTCCAGTcgatcgaggcttcagcggtgggtgaagcatgcggtggctcgccagtcgaCCACCTCCCAAGTCGctgcaatcgagcccgacgaaacccTCTACAGCATGTTCGATCTGTCAACTagctccgtagagactgcatccgagtgcgacagcagcgaccctgcgacggaagttttgatggtcaatggaccacgcagtcctcctggcttcacccatGAAGACGGAGGCGATAGGGGCGGTGATCCGTCGCGTGTTCAtgaagagtaccgccccgaacccctctcttcgcagcacagagaagaacttcgccgccggaacatggatgcacttcacactcctatcgttggagaaacccctgaggcccaggccttggaggaggcgcgcctggccaacttggctgagcgcactcgactggagaacctccagcgcgcactcgatgagcgtgctcgacagcgttgtaggatcgaaagtatgtctagaggggggtgattagactacttgaccaaataaaaacttaaccttttcccaattttagttcttggcagattttagctattttaggacaagccaagcaatcatcacacaattcaagcaagcatgcaaagagtatattggcagcggaaagtaaagcatgcaacttgcaagaatgtaaagggaagggtttggagaattcaaacgcaattgaagacacagatgtttttcccgtggttcagataggtggtgctatcctacatccacgttgatggagacttcaacccacgaagggtaacggttgcgcgagtccacgaagggctccacccacgaagggtccacgaagaagcaaccttgtctatcccaccatggccatcgcccacgaaggacttgcctcactagcggtagatcttcacgaagtaggcgatctccttgcccttacaaactccttggttcaactccacaatcttgtcggaggctcccaagtgacacctagccaattctaggagacaccactctccaagaagtaacaaatggtgtgtggatgaactccttgctcttgtgcttcaaatgatagtctccccaacactcaactctctctcacaggatttggatatggtggaaagaagatttgagtggaaagcaacttggggaaggctagagatcaagattcatatggtaggaatggaatatcttggcctcaacacatgagtaggtggttctctctcagaacataagagttggaagtgtagatgtgttctgatggctctctccacgaatgaagaggaggtggaggggtatatatagcctccacacgaaatccaaccgttacacacaatttaccaatctcggtgggaccgaatcaacaaactcggtcggaccgaaatagtaaacctagtgaccgttagtgattttcggtgggaccgacatgcaactcggtaggaccgattttgttagggttagggcataacgtaatctcggtgagaccgattacacaaactcggtgaaaccgattttggtaattagctaaccagagagttggtcaggcaaactcggtgggaccgatttgctctttcggtgagatcgaaaagttacaaaaaggaaacactgaatttacattgcaatctcggtgggaccgatccgctctttcggtgagaccgaaaagttacgaaaaggaaacagagagtttgcaatcccatctcggtgagaccgagatccctatcggtagaaccgatttgctagggtttggcaatggctatgacaagtgaaactcggtggcgccgggttgaaagaatcggtagggccgagtttggcttagggtttaggtcaaatgtggatatgggaaagtagctgagggttttggagcatatcactaagcacatgaagcaagaggctcattaagcaacacctcatccctccttgatagtattggcttttcctaaagactcaatgtgatcttggatcactaaaatataaaatgaagagtcttgagcttttgagcttgagccaatcctttgtccttagcattttgagggtttcactttcaccatccatgccatgccaatcattgagctttcctgaaataatcatcttggaatagcattagctcaatgagctatatgttgttatgaattaccaaaaccacctagggatagttgcactttcaatctccccatttttggtaattgatgagaacatatagatcaaagcttcgacaaatgataataagcatgaaatatatcgttgctttgagaagtatgtgataagtaagagctccccctaaatttgtgcatatttaaaatttgctttggactgcaaatgcacaaagagttagagtcatgggttactcttccatgtcacatacatcttggtggagcgcttaaaatgataagaatgaaatacatgcactcatcaccaagaaaagtgaatgatcacataagatagataagataatagcattcaccaagcattaagtgtagcttatgatcaaacacatgatcatcaatgtctcacagataacggcatagtatctcaagcactcaaaagcaaacaaagtttgaaaaaccaccaaataaagcaagagagaaaaaacaacactctctctctctctcgaagcctatgatctatacatttttctccccctttggcaacaagttaccaaaaagttcctagaaaatgcatagtgctagatcgactctcaggcttggtcttctggtggtggtggagtccggatcactccaaggacgaagccttctgtagacgtggttggagttgaggctgaagtagatgctggagctggtggaactgaagctgtagctggtgcagaagtggtggctctggtgtcagcaactggcactgcatatgatctctgagctcttggcactctggcaaatgcatcagttgtagtcttgcccttcctctcctgcatatcatcctgtAATTGTTCCACTACAGACTGAATCTCTGTTACTTTGACatctaagtcatagaacttttgttccatgatcctctctaagctctgctgattctgagtgagggtggccagtccttgctcaatcctcagtgtgaatgcaatcaagtaaccaagctgctcttgtttggtttttaagaaatactcagatgcctcctcttgagttggcatcttggcagctttctccttccttgccttctccttctgtgcttgtgcttgagctgatgatggttcattctcattcatcacaacttgattatcttcaaaatctggatggatgggcatgtgttccttgtccaataagtatatgcctgtgcccatctttgagttgattaactcctgaatctgaggggcataaccacagctcctcttctgatctgctgcagtcctcttgatagtttctactatgaggctcatgaccttgaatttctgaggcacatcaaatacatgaagcaaattgattgcatggcctctgatcatcttgtgatcacctgacttgggcaacagagtgtgcctaaggatccagttaatggttggcagccctgacagaagataatgcacagacccaaacttgaaagtatcaagtgcctcgtttggaatttccttgtacatattggacatagagttgtggtccatcttcttcttggcatagatatcgaagtcatcctcatgctcctctggggcattgatgagctgtgcccactcagcaacagtagattggtacctcgtaccttcagacatccatgtgatccttccatctaggtagaagtgtgctgtggagtagaattgcataatgagttcctcgttccactttgtgagcttctgcccaacaaagtctgcaactccacaagcaccaAATCTGTCAatcacaccaggatagtgttcctcattgtccttgatgtactcccaatcaatccatctcatgtcacaaactatgggcttcttatcaagcagcactgtctcatagaaatcttgctgttccttggtgtgaaacctgtaatcaacagcagttcttctccttgaagcatacaggtctgcttctctccacttcctcagccctgagtctcttctgagcttcatgtcctcagccacaggatgagcatcattgtggtctgggatcttgggcttgagctttctcagaacatgctcttcatcatcttcttcagcagcttcaggcactggggccttgttcttttcagttgcaggtatgctccttgtattcctcttgggtcctgacttgggcttggaggcagctttgggtgcttctttgggcttagacGTGGCAGCCCTTGatcttatagcatcacccataagcttaggtgccttaggtgctggtgcggcaacctcttcttcttcctcttcttccatgatggaagcctttccaagcactctggctacggtcttcttgaccctttccttccttttctttccttcagcagcaactggctctatgggtacaggcttttcaggaatctgagttgaagctctggcctttggcataggctgcctacctgctggccttttgattttcaatcctggctttgtgccttgagctgagcCATACTCCTTCTTGAGCaaaactctctttgatgtggcttcctcttcctctgccacataatcttcatccttagaatctgaagttctcttcttcctctgtctggtggcagcttttggcaaattgcttggggtactcctgctgccatcatctgaagagctggagggactagtgccctcactcatgtgcacatgctcttctgacctgttctggctgtcactctgatcagacatggTGTAAAAGCTGACTGCTGACTCTGTGAagagtttatagatgaggtagagtggatgagcatcacaaaatgcagagatttttgcaaaagaatgattcaaaaacttggttttagtttcccactgaaatcatctcggatctaccgatttttaaactcgatgataccgaagcagtttttggaacctaaactagtgaactcggtcagaccgagtcacagttcggtggcaccgagactgctagggtttcacaaagttccaaaattagtcacaccgattagtaattctcggtcagaccgagtttcacttgtgcaatggcatgagccaaatcggtgggaccgagtttttcaactcggtgggtccgagatggtttcggcggaaacctaaccctaaaaattTCGAACCAAAACTAATCTACGAAcgtattgactggataggagtgtttcgatcgtggcaagaatcattgagaacacaatgtgctaggaatcggacggggaatagcactgtgatcgagtccataccctagttcggcggagactcactatgacggcaacggcggggttgaattccgttgacgg belongs to Triticum urartu cultivar G1812 chromosome 7, Tu2.1, whole genome shotgun sequence and includes:
- the LOC125520450 gene encoding cellulose synthase-like protein D2, translated to MDNNGGGGVLRHSNSSRLSRMSFSGEDGRGAQARAAPGAGGGADRPMVTFARRTHSGRYVSYSRDDLDSELANSELAGGGGGFSPDREEFLSYHVHIPVTPDNQPMDPAISARVEEQYVSNSLFTGGFNSVTRAHLMDKVIDSEASHPQMAGSKGSSCAVNGCDGKVMSDERGQDILPCECDFKICAECFGDAVKNAGALCPGCKEPYKATEMEDLVGGGADGGARPTLSLPPPPGGAPASRMERRLSIVRSQKAMTRSQTGDWDHNRWLFETKGTYGYGNAIWPKENDADNGGGGGGGGGGHGGPDGQPPEFTSKPWRPLTRKLKIPAGILSPYRLLVLIRLAVLGLFLTWRIKHKNEDAMWLWGMSVVCELWFGFSWILDQLPKLCPVNRATDLAVLKDKFETPTPSNPNGRSDLPGLDIYVSTADPEKEPPLTTANTILSILAADYPVEKLSCYVSDDGGALLTFEAMAEAASFANMWVPFCRKHGIEPRNPESYFSLKRDPYKNKVRSDFVKDRRRIKREYDEFKVRINGLPDSIRRRSDAYHAREEIKAMKRQREAALDDAVETVKIAKATWMADGTHWPGTWIQPSAEHTRGDHAGIIQVMLKPPSDDPLYGGDGEEGRPLDFTDIDIRLPMLVYVSREKRPGYDHNKKAGAMNALVRSSAVMSNGPFILNLDCDHYVYNSQAFREGMCFMMDRGGDRIAYVQFPQRFEGIDPSDRYANHNTVFFDVNMRALDGLMGPVYVGTGCLFRRVALYGFDPPRSTEHGGCCSCCFPKKRKIKSTVSSGTSEETRALRMADFDDEEMNMSTFPKRFGNSNFLINSIPIAEFQGRPLADHPGVKNGRPPGALTVPRDLLDASTVAEAISVISCWYEDKTEWGQRVGWIYGSVTEDVVTGYRMHNRGWKSVYCVTKRDAFRGTAPINLTDRLHQVLRWATGSVEIFFSRNNALLASRRMKCLQRIAYLNVGIYPFTSIFLIVYCFLPALSLFSGQFIVKELDVTFLTYLLVITLTLCMLAVLEIKWSGINLEEWWRNEQFWLIGGTSAHLAAVLQGLLKVIAGIEISFTLTSKSGADDENDEFADLYIVKWTSLMIPPIVIMMVNLIAIAVGFSRTIYSEIPQWSKLLGGVFFSFWVLAHLYPFAKGLMGRRGRTPTIVFVWSGLLAITISLLWVAINPPSQNSQIGGSFQFP